In Mustela lutreola isolate mMusLut2 chromosome 1, mMusLut2.pri, whole genome shotgun sequence, one genomic interval encodes:
- the WDR1 gene encoding WD repeat-containing protein 1, whose amino-acid sequence MPYEIKKVFASLPQVERGVSKIIGGDPKGNNFLYTNGKCVILRNIDNPALADIYTEHAHQVVVAKYAPSGFYIASGDVSGKLRIWDTTQKEHLLKYEYQPFAGKIKDIAWTEDSKRIAVVGEGREKFGAVFLWDSGSSVGEITGHNKVINSVDIKQSRPYRLATGSDDNCAAFFEGPPFKFKFTIGDHSRFVNCVRFSPDGNRFATASADGQIYIYDGKTGEKVCALGGGKAHDGGIYAISWSPDSTHLLSASGDKTSKIWDVSVNSVVNTFTMGSTVLDQQLGCLWQKDHLLSISLSGYINYLDKNNPSKPLRVIKGHSKSIQCLTVHNNGGKSYIYSGSHDGHINIWDSETGENDSFAGKGHTNQVSRMTVDESGQLVSCSMDDTVRYTSLMLRDYSGQGVVKMDVQPKCVAVGPGGYAVVVCIGQIVLLKDQKKCFSIDSPGYEPEVVAVHPSGDTVAIGGTDGNVRLYSILGTTLKDEGKLLEAKGPVTDVAYSHDGAFLAVCDASKVVTVFSVADGYSENNVFYGHHAKIVCLAWSPDNEHFASGGMDMMVYVWTLSDPETRVKIQDAHRLHHVSSLAWLDEHTLVTTSHDASVKEWTITY is encoded by the exons AACCCAGCCCTTGCTGACATCTACACGGAGCACGCCCATCAGGTCGTGGTGGCCAAGTATGCACCCAGCGGGTTCTACATCGCCTCCGGAG ATGTATCTGGAAAGCTGAGGATCTGGGATACCACGCAGAAGGAGCACCTCTTAAAGTATGAGTATCAGCCTTTCGCTGGGAAGATCAAGGACATTGCTTGGACAGAAGACAGTAAGAGGATCGCAGTGGtcggggaaggaagggagaa GTTTGGAGCGGTCTTCCTGTGGGACAGTGGCTCTTCCGTGGGTGAGATCACGGGACACAACAAAGTCATCAACAGTGTGGACATCAAGCAGAGCAGACCCTACCGGCTGGCCACGGGCAGTGACGATAACTGTGCTGCATTCTTTGAGGGGCCACCATTCAAGTTCAAGTTCACAATTGGC GACCACAGCCGCTTTGTCAACTGTGTGCGATTCTCTCCTGATGGGAACAGATTTGCTACAGCCAGCGCCGATGGGCAG atttaCATCTACGATGGAAAGACGGGAGAGAAAGTGTGTGCCCTGGGAGGCGGCAAGGCTCATGACGGAGGCATTTACGCT ATCAGCTGGAGCCCTGATAGCACCCATTTGCTTTCTGCTTCTGGAGACAAAACCTCGAAGATTTGGGACGTCAGTGTGAACTCTGTCGTCAATACGTTTACAATGGGCTCCACCGTTCTGGACCAGCAGCTGGGCTGCTTGTGGCAGAAGGACCACCTCCTCAGCATCTCCCTGTCTGGGTACATCAACTACCTGGACAAAAACAACCCCAGCAAACCCCTGCGGGTCATCAAG GGTCACAGCAAATCCATCCAGTGTCTGACGGTGCACAACAATGGTGGCAAGTCCTATATCTACTCCGGGAGCCACGATGGACACATTAATATC TGGGATTCAGAGACAGGGGAGAACGACTCCTTCGCCGGAAAGGGCCACACGAACCAGGTGTCCAGGATGACGGTGGACGAGTCTGGGCAGTTGGTGAGCTGCAGCATGGATGACACAGTGCGCTATACCAGCCTCATGCTGAGGGACTACAG CGGGCAGGGAGTCGTGAAGATGGACGTCCAACCCAAGTGCGTGGCTGTGGGCCCCGGAGGCTATGCCGTGGTCGTCTGCATCGGGCAG ATTGTCCTGCTCAAGGACCAGAAAAAGTGCTTCAGCATCGACAGCCCTGGCTACGAGCCGGAAGTGGTGGCAGTACACCCCAGTGGTGACACGGTGGCCATCGGGGGCACG GACGGAAATGTCCGCTTGTACTCCATCCTGGGCACCACGCTGAAGGACGAGGGCAAGCTCCTGGAGGCCAAGGGCCCCGTGACCGATGTGGCATATTCCCATGATGGCGCCTTCCTCGCTGTGTGCGATGCCAGCAAAGTGGTCACGGTCTTCAGCGTTGCTGATGGCTACTCG GAGAACAATGTTTTTTACGGACACCACGCGAAGATCGTCTGCCTGGCCTGGTCACCAGACAACGAGCACTTTGCCTCTGGTGGCATGGACATGATGGTGTACGTCTGGACCCTGAGTGACCCCGAGACCAGGGTCAAGATCCAAG ATGCGCACCGACTTCACCATGTCAGCAGCCTGGCCTGGCTGGACGAGCACACGCTGGTCACGACGTCTCATGATGCCTCTGTCAAAGAGTGGACAATCACCTACTGA